From the genome of Planococcus sp. MSAK28401:
ATTGAAATGAATTTCTTTTCAGAACCATATGGTGTGGTTGCAAGTTTTGTTTTCTGGTATCCATTTCTAATGGCACTTTTTTGGATGGCAGGATCTATTCTGTTTTTAAGAACAAAAGAAAATAAACAAAGTGATATCGATATAGATGGATTTGATTGGCCGATGATCAGTATCCTCGTTCCTTGTTATAACGAAGAAGATACGATCATGGAGACCGTAGAAAACCTAACTGGGCTATCTTACCCCAAAAAGGAAATTATCTTAATAAATGATGGTTCAACCGATCAAACCACTTACCTTTTAGAGGAACTATCAAAAAAATACGATGAAGTAAGAGTGATTCAACTTGAACAAAACCAAGGGAAAGCAAATGCTTTACAAGTTGGCTTATTTGCTTCTAAAGCCGAGTATTTAGTCTGCGTTGATGCAGATGCCCTCCTAGCAGATACAGCCCCTTACTATATGGTTCATCAGTTTTTTGTAAGTGGAGAACGAGTGGGCGCCGTTACAGGAAGTCCATCCATTCGGAATCGAAATACGCTGCTGAGCCGAATGCAATTGGTTGAATACGCTTCAATTATTGGCGCGATTAAGCGCACACAAAGACTATTAGGAAAAGTAATGACGGTATCGGGAGTCGTGGTGACATTTCGTAAAAAAGCATTAGTAGATGTTGGATTGTGGGACCGCGATATGATTACAGAGGATATTGCGGTCAGCTGGAAATTGCAAAAACGATTTTGGGATGTTCGCTATGAACCTCGTGCAATTTGTTGGATGCTTGTACCAGAAACACTTTCTGGTATCTGGCAACAACGGATTCG
Proteins encoded in this window:
- the pgaC gene encoding poly-beta-1,6-N-acetyl-D-glucosamine synthase, which gives rise to MNFFSEPYGVVASFVFWYPFLMALFWMAGSILFLRTKENKQSDIDIDGFDWPMISILVPCYNEEDTIMETVENLTGLSYPKKEIILINDGSTDQTTYLLEELSKKYDEVRVIQLEQNQGKANALQVGLFASKAEYLVCVDADALLADTAPYYMVHQFFVSGERVGAVTGSPSIRNRNTLLSRMQLVEYASIIGAIKRTQRLLGKVMTVSGVVVTFRKKALVDVGLWDRDMITEDIAVSWKLQKRFWDVRYEPRAICWMLVPETLSGIWQQRIRWAQGGQEVVLRHWRILFSWKQRRLWLIFLEQCVSTIWAFSWLFITLVLIFSANTFQDLLFWLTLTSFFLVFISMIQLFISLVIDSRHNGVMKYYLWAAWYPAIYWMVNTLVVVVALPRAIKSRYKGGYAV